From the Brachyspira intermedia PWS/A genome, the window AAATATAGTATGGGATTATATGAAGAAGCTGTTAGAGATTATGATAAAGCTATAGAGATAGATCCAAACTATGAAAAAGCCAAACAGAATAAAGAAGAAGCTTTAAAAAAATTATCAAATTAATATAAATGAATAATAATATTTTTTGATTATTTATAATAAAAAAGGTTAGTATCATAATAATACTAACCTTCATTGATCTACTCAAATTTACTTATTTTTTTAGTTTTCTTCCTTCCTTATCAGTAAATTTGTCCAGTATGATCATTACAATGTCAATAATGTACCATATACCAAATCCGCCGAATGTAATAAGATACAATATGCCTGTTCCTATTTTTCCTACATAGAATCTGTGTACTGGTAAAAATATTGCTAAAATTAATGTAACAACCCAGCTCTTGTCTGAAATTTCCATAAATCGCTCCTTTGTTTTTTTACCATACCATTGTATACTATATTATAAAAAATACAAGTGTAGAATAATGCTTTATAAAAAATATTATTCTCATTATTTTTTTCATTGTTCCGATAATTTAAAAATAGATTTATTTTACAAAGATATTACAATTTTAGTTTTTATTAATATATATTATTGTAAGGAGAGGTGTTTATATGGCAACAAGTGAAGCTTTTCTTGATGAAGTATATAAAAATGCAGTAGAAGCAGAGGTAAATAAAAGAAGCACTACGCTTTCTAATTTGGCAGATAATGCTAGAGACTATCAAAGACAAATATCTGCATATGAAGATTTAAAAGCCAGATTGGATACACTTGCTACAGCATCAAAAGAACTTTACGGATTCCGTTCTCCTTTCAGAAATTATATAGGTACAGGAGAAGGTATACCAGATTACTTCACTGTTACAGCCAATAGATTAGCTAATACTACCACTTATGATATAGCAATTAAAGATATAGCAGCGAGCCAGAAATTTTCATCTAAGGCATTTAATATGGCTGATACCCTGCCTGCAGGAAAGATAGTTCTTAAGATAGGAGAAGAAGAAACTACTATTGATTTTGCCGGCGGAAGTTTGGTAAATTTGCAAAAAGCTATAGATAAGGCTTTCGGTAAAAAAATAAAAACTACAATAACACAAAAATCAAGAAATTTACAAGTACTTACTATGGACTTAGTAAAAACAGGTTCTAAAAATATAGTTGAGGTTGTAAGCGATGAATCAGGTATATTAAAAGAACTTAATATGTTCACAAGACGTCCTTACAGACATTTGGGACATATATTTAATGAACAGCTTTTGAGTAAATGGGAAGATGAATCTGATAATTTAACTACTAACTATATGGTAAAAAATGACTTTATAGTACTTAAAGGCGAGAATAAATTATCCCTTCCATTGCATAGAGAGGCTGAGGTTAATGAAAATATTACTTTATCTATAACAGCGAGAGCTTCAGATTCATTAGATGATGCAATAGAAGCTCCTATTATGCCTCCTACAGTTGATTTGTCTATTCCTGATACAGGATTAACTTTTAATAAAATAGACAGCGTAATATATAAAGATGTTGAATTATATGGAGAAGGTTTATCACCTGCAGACAGTTCTAGAACTTTTGAAGATATAAAGAAATATAAAGATGCTTTAGAAGCTGAAAGGAAGGCAAAAGAAGGAGTTGAAGCAGAAGCTCCTGAACCAGTAGATGATACAGGATTTAATTCTGAGATTATAGGTGTAAAATATATCAATAAAGCAGGAGATGAAGTAGAAAAATTCTTTGCTTTACCTACTATAAGTGCCTCATGGCAAAGACTCAATATTCCTATAGGCGGACAGTTTGAACCTGGCGATGTTATAACAGAGGTTATTCTTATAAATAAAAATGCTGGTTATAATGTGTTTTATAAGGATTTATTGGTAGAGGATATGGGTAAGGAGGAAGATGCTCCTAATTATTTGATTTCAGAGGCAACAGATGCAAGAGCTTCTATAGACGGAGTTGATGTATTAAGTGAGAGTAATGAATTTAATGATGTAGTTAATGGACTTAATATCACAGCCAAAAAAGTTACTCCTGAAGCATTTGCTACTACTATTGAAGTTGATAAAGAGGGAGTAGTTAATGCTATAGCCAATTTTATAAGGGCTTATAATGAAGTTATAGACCTTCTTAATGATACTATGTTAAGACCTTTAGCAAGAGATATAAGAGACGGACTTGAAACTATGAATAGAACCGACTTGAATGATTTGGCTACCACTTTAGGAGTAGAATTTAATGTGGATATGTCAGATGATGCTCTTAGAAAGAAACTTTATTATGTTGGAGTATTCAGCGGAAATACACTTGTAAGCACTTTATCTCAAAGGGTAAGAATGATTGTTGCTGATGCTTATGAAACAGAATACGGCGAGGAATTGGCACTTCTTGACCAAATAGGAATAAATAGAGGAGATGCTGGAGAGGATTGGGCTAAAGTAAAAAAAGGTTTCTTACAGGTAGATGAAGAAAAATTTATGAATAAAATAGAAACTCAAATGGATGGTATAGAAGAATTGTTCTCTAATGATACCACAGGAGATGATATACCGGATACAGGAGTTGCTTATGTTATGAGCGATTTTGTAACTCCTTATTCTCAAACAAGAGGTATTGTTGAAAATAGTATTTCTATGACAAAGAGCCGTTTAGATGATAATAAGAGAAGAATGGACGATGAAAAAGACCGTATAGAAGAATACAGACAGCAAAGACTTGCTTCATATTATCAAATGCAGGCAGAATTGCAGCAGGCTGAAAGAGAAAGAAAGAGACTTGAGTCTTCACTTAATCAGAATAATGGCGGTAATTAATTATTAATTATTGCTTAGATATTATGCTATTGTGTATTTGATATGCAATAGCATTTTTTTATTAAATAAGTATATTTGAGTTATGAAAAAATAGGACTTGTACTAGGCGGAGGAGGAGGCAGAGGTGCTTATCATATAGGTGTATGGAAGTATTTAAAAGAGGCTGGCATATATGATAAAGTTACTGCAATTTCTGGAAATTCTGTTGGGGCTTTGAATTCCTGCCTTATGGTTATGAATGATTATGAAGCAGCCGAAAAAGTGTGGATAAAAGAAATAGAAACAAAGATTCTAACACCCAAAAAGATTAAAGACTATTTTAAAATTGATAAATCTTCTATATTCGGTATATTTTCAAGAGAAGGATTAATAGAAGTTATAGATAAATATATTGATCTTAATCTTTTATCAAATTATCATTTTAATTTATATGCTTCCTGTACAGAATATAATGCTCCTTTTTTTATAAAGTCAAAATATTTCAAATTAAACGGCAATTCTAATGAAAGAATAAAGAAAATACTCTTGGCTACTTCTGCTCTTGTAACCGTATTTCCCACAGAAAAGATTGATAATAAATTCTATCTTGACGGATGCTATACAGATGATTGTCCTATAGAGCCTCTTTATCTCTATGAAGATTGCACTGATATAATAGTCATTCATTTGGATTATAAAAAGCCTGTTAAAAAGAAAGATAATGTTAATATTTATGAAATGTATCCTTCCAAAGATTTAGGCAATTTTTTTAAGGGTGTACTTGATTTCTCTCCAAAAGGTGCTGAAAAGAGAATAGAACAGGGCTATAATGATGCTAAAAATTATTTCAAATATTTGAGTATATTCTAATAAAAGATACAAAAAACAACTATAAATATATATAATGTTAACATAATCTAGTTATCATAATATATAAAAAACTATTTCTTTTTACATATTATCAAAAATCATGTTTTTTTATACAATATATGATATTGACTTTTTTAATAATTCTATTATTATAAAAGCCGTCAAAAATAATGTGTATAAATATAGTAAGGTTATGGGAATGAATACTAGGGGTAAGTCTAAAAAGAAAATTAAGGAAAATGATAATCCTTTTTTAAATTTAAATGCCAATGCTAAAGAAAATGATGAATTAGCAAAGGCATCTATTAAGACTATAGCAAACAGCGTTATCATCACAGAAAGCGATAATAAAAGAATAGACAGAAGCAAGAAAGAAGAGTCATCAGAAATAATAGACCCTTCTAGAAAAGAATGGCTATATTATACTAGATCTCCTTTAATGGATAATTACAGGGATAATCTTTATAGAGAGTATTATAGTTTATCTGTATTATTATCTTTAAGAGGCGACAACAACAATGAAAGAACTTTGGGGCTTTCTTTAAAATTAATAGATTTAGAAAATAAGAAAGAGTATAGAGTAGGAGAGCTTGAAAGCTTCTTATTTTCATGCGTTATCGGAGAGAAACAGAATATAGAAGATGATGAAAGAGTAATAGAGCTTGAAGATTTCAGCAAGGCAGAAGCTAAATTAATAAGATTTTTGAATAATTTATATGCAGAAGCTAAGCATATACAGGAAAATGGTAAATTATGGTTTAAAGATTATAATGCATATCAATGTTTATCTCTTTTAAAAGATGTTCCTAATATAAGATTAGAAAGCAGAGTAATTACATTCAGCGATGAAGTGTTAAATCTACAGCTAGAAAGTTATTATAATGAAAATAAGGATTTAGTGCTTAATCTTAGTATTAAAGATGTTGATTTAAATAGAGTTTATACATTCGGAGAAAACTGCGATTTTGTACTATATAAAGATATTTTTTATGAGACTAATCCTTCATACCCTAGAATAAAAAAGAATATTTTTAAAGACAGCATAGTAGTAAAAAAAGATTATATAAAAGATTTCTGTTCAAGGGTTCTTCCTAACCTTAAAAAAGATTTTGATAATATAGAACTTCCTGAAGATATAAAAGAGAATGATATATTAGCTTTTCCTGCTCAGGCATTGGTATTTTTGGATTATGACGGAACTAATGTATTTTCTACTATAAAGTTTAAATATGGTTCTTTCACAGTTGATCCTTATTCTGGAAAGTTTACAAGCAGCAATATGTTTGATAATGAGGTTACAGAGATTTACAGAGATACTGAAAAAGAAGAATATTTCTGCAGAACTTTATCAAAATATTTGGAGAAGGTAGGAGATTATACATTTGCTACTTCAGATGATGAGAAGATATTCTATTTATGTTATAAAATACTTCCTGCACTTCAGGATAGGGGTTGGACTTGTTATTATAGTGAATCTTTTAAATCATTAAAATTGAATGTTAAGCCTCTTAAAATGAGAGTTTCTTTAACTAAGGATATTAACTTCTTTGAGATTAATTTTTCTTTTGAAGGAGTTAAAGAACTTCATGATCTATCTGAAATAGTAAGAGCCGTAAAGGTTGAAAATAAAGAATATATAAGACTTCAGAATGGTTCATTTGTACCTATAGATTTAGAAGTAATCGATTATATAGCTAAGATGTTCAAAGAAAATCCTATAGAACAGAAAGAAGATAATAGATATTTGCTTCCTATGTTCAGTGCGCCTTATTTTGCTGATATGCTTGAGAAACATAGCGGAATAGAATTGGATTTAGATGATAATGCTGTTGATACTATAGCAAATATAAAACGTGTTGAGTATGATGAAACTCCTCCTAAAGATATAGTAGGCGAGTTCAGAAGCTATCAATTAATAGGTTATAAATGGCTTAGAAAATTGGCTGATATGTCATTAAATGGTATACTTGCTGATGATATGGGACTTGGTAAAAGTTTTCAGACTATAGCTACAATATTAAAAGAAAAAGAAAATGGAAATAAACTCACTTCTTTGGTTGTTGCTCCTACTTCTTGTGTTGCTAACTGGGAATGCGAGATTAAGAAATTTGCTCCTTCTCTTGAAGTTATAGTTTTATCAGGTAATTTAAAAACTAGAATGAAAAAGATTAAGGCTGTAAGCAATTATGATGTTGCAGTTATATCCTATTCTACATTAAGACGCGATGTAAAAGCATTAAGTGAAAATGAGTTTAACTATCTTATACTTGATGAGGCACAGCATATAAAGAACGCCAATACTCAGAATGCCAAAATGGTAAAAAGTTTAAAATCATTAAAAAGACTTGCTTTAAGCGGTACTCCTATAGAAAACAGCATAAGCGAGATGTGGTCAATGTTTGATTTTCTTATGCCGGGATTTTTGGGCAAGCATAAGGACTTTGTTGAAGATTATGAAGCTCCTATACTTGCAGGTTTGGATAGTTCAAGCGAGGCATTGGATAATTTAAAAACTAGAATAGCACCTTTCATATTAAGAAGATTAAAAACAGATGTACTTACAGATTTGCCTCCAAAACATACTGTTGTAAGCTACTGCGATTTAACTAAAGATCAAAAAGAACTTTATATGTCAATACTTGAAGCGGCTAGAATAGAAATATTTGAAACTGTTAAACGTAAAGGTTTTGCTCAATCTCATATAGAAATATTTTCAGCATTAACAAGATTAAGACAGGTATGCTGCCACCCAAGATTGATGCATGAAGATTTACGCGGTGAAAGTCATACAAGCGGTAAGTTTAATATGTTTATAGAGATGATTAAAGAAGCCATTTCAGGCGGACATAGCGTACTAGTATTCAGTTCATTTACTAGAATGCTTAATCTTATGCGCAGTGCTTTCAAGAAATTAGGAATAGATTATTTTTATTTGGACGGGGCCACAAAGGACAGAATGGATTTAGTTCATAGATTCAATGCTGGAGAAGCACCTATATTCTTACTTAGCCTTAAAGCAGCAGGTACAGGACTTACTCTTACTCAGGCTGACACTGTAATGCATTATGATTTATGGTGGAATCCTGCCGTTGAAGATCAGGCAACTGACAGAGCTTATAGAATAGGGCAGAAACGCGTTGTAACTAATTATAAGCTAATCACAAGAGGAACTATAGAAGAAAAGATACTGGAACTTCAAAACAAAAAACGTTTATTGATTGATACTGTAGTCGGCGATTCTATGGGAGATATTAATAAATTGAGCTGGGACGAAGTGAAGAATCTTATTAATTAATTTATTTTATGCTGTCAGATAAAGATTTTAATAAAATTATTTCTTGGGCTTCGGATTTAGAAATACAAAATTTTCCAAGAAGTAAAGAAGAATTAGAAAATATTCAAGAGCTTGATTTGTATGATTTACCTTGTAATTTATTTTTAGATGAAATTTCTAAATTAAAATCATTAAAAAGAATTTGGTTTATGTATAATGGTTTTGATGAAATACCGAATTTTATTTATAGTTTGGAAAATCTTGAAGAAATAAATTTATCAGGAAATAATATTAGTTTTATTGACGATAGAATATCAAATTTTAAAAACTTGAAAATCTTTAATATTTATGAGAATAAAATAAGCAGTATATCAAGGGAAATTATAAATCTGAAAAAATTAGAAGTTTTTAATATAAGCAAAAATAATTTAAATGATATTCAGGAAGAAATTTTTTATTTAGATAATATGAAAAATTTAGATTTAAGTGCAAATAAAATTACTAATATTGA encodes:
- the fliD gene encoding flagellar filament capping protein FliD encodes the protein MATSEAFLDEVYKNAVEAEVNKRSTTLSNLADNARDYQRQISAYEDLKARLDTLATASKELYGFRSPFRNYIGTGEGIPDYFTVTANRLANTTTYDIAIKDIAASQKFSSKAFNMADTLPAGKIVLKIGEEETTIDFAGGSLVNLQKAIDKAFGKKIKTTITQKSRNLQVLTMDLVKTGSKNIVEVVSDESGILKELNMFTRRPYRHLGHIFNEQLLSKWEDESDNLTTNYMVKNDFIVLKGENKLSLPLHREAEVNENITLSITARASDSLDDAIEAPIMPPTVDLSIPDTGLTFNKIDSVIYKDVELYGEGLSPADSSRTFEDIKKYKDALEAERKAKEGVEAEAPEPVDDTGFNSEIIGVKYINKAGDEVEKFFALPTISASWQRLNIPIGGQFEPGDVITEVILINKNAGYNVFYKDLLVEDMGKEEDAPNYLISEATDARASIDGVDVLSESNEFNDVVNGLNITAKKVTPEAFATTIEVDKEGVVNAIANFIRAYNEVIDLLNDTMLRPLARDIRDGLETMNRTDLNDLATTLGVEFNVDMSDDALRKKLYYVGVFSGNTLVSTLSQRVRMIVADAYETEYGEELALLDQIGINRGDAGEDWAKVKKGFLQVDEEKFMNKIETQMDGIEELFSNDTTGDDIPDTGVAYVMSDFVTPYSQTRGIVENSISMTKSRLDDNKRRMDDEKDRIEEYRQQRLASYYQMQAELQQAERERKRLESSLNQNNGGN
- a CDS encoding DEAD/DEAH box helicase, with product MNTRGKSKKKIKENDNPFLNLNANAKENDELAKASIKTIANSVIITESDNKRIDRSKKEESSEIIDPSRKEWLYYTRSPLMDNYRDNLYREYYSLSVLLSLRGDNNNERTLGLSLKLIDLENKKEYRVGELESFLFSCVIGEKQNIEDDERVIELEDFSKAEAKLIRFLNNLYAEAKHIQENGKLWFKDYNAYQCLSLLKDVPNIRLESRVITFSDEVLNLQLESYYNENKDLVLNLSIKDVDLNRVYTFGENCDFVLYKDIFYETNPSYPRIKKNIFKDSIVVKKDYIKDFCSRVLPNLKKDFDNIELPEDIKENDILAFPAQALVFLDYDGTNVFSTIKFKYGSFTVDPYSGKFTSSNMFDNEVTEIYRDTEKEEYFCRTLSKYLEKVGDYTFATSDDEKIFYLCYKILPALQDRGWTCYYSESFKSLKLNVKPLKMRVSLTKDINFFEINFSFEGVKELHDLSEIVRAVKVENKEYIRLQNGSFVPIDLEVIDYIAKMFKENPIEQKEDNRYLLPMFSAPYFADMLEKHSGIELDLDDNAVDTIANIKRVEYDETPPKDIVGEFRSYQLIGYKWLRKLADMSLNGILADDMGLGKSFQTIATILKEKENGNKLTSLVVAPTSCVANWECEIKKFAPSLEVIVLSGNLKTRMKKIKAVSNYDVAVISYSTLRRDVKALSENEFNYLILDEAQHIKNANTQNAKMVKSLKSLKRLALSGTPIENSISEMWSMFDFLMPGFLGKHKDFVEDYEAPILAGLDSSSEALDNLKTRIAPFILRRLKTDVLTDLPPKHTVVSYCDLTKDQKELYMSILEAARIEIFETVKRKGFAQSHIEIFSALTRLRQVCCHPRLMHEDLRGESHTSGKFNMFIEMIKEAISGGHSVLVFSSFTRMLNLMRSAFKKLGIDYFYLDGATKDRMDLVHRFNAGEAPIFLLSLKAAGTGLTLTQADTVMHYDLWWNPAVEDQATDRAYRIGQKRVVTNYKLITRGTIEEKILELQNKKRLLIDTVVGDSMGDINKLSWDEVKNLIN
- a CDS encoding leucine-rich repeat domain-containing protein — its product is MLSDKDFNKIISWASDLEIQNFPRSKEELENIQELDLYDLPCNLFLDEISKLKSLKRIWFMYNGFDEIPNFIYSLENLEEINLSGNNISFIDDRISNFKNLKIFNIYENKISSISREIINLKKLEVFNISKNNLNDIQEEIFYLDNMKNLDLSANKITNIDLKISNLKNIEALDLSSNNIEIIPKEISYLKKLKYLNISYNKYKTFPEELFDLTNLQIFLIGSNNLKEISDSICKLKNLEELHILSSSIKKLPELKNLKKLKELILIDTKIKNKKIFNDVINYSCFNNNSDK
- a CDS encoding TM2 domain-containing protein codes for the protein MEISDKSWVVTLILAIFLPVHRFYVGKIGTGILYLITFGGFGIWYIIDIVMIILDKFTDKEGRKLKK
- a CDS encoding patatin-like phospholipase family protein translates to MSYEKIGLVLGGGGGRGAYHIGVWKYLKEAGIYDKVTAISGNSVGALNSCLMVMNDYEAAEKVWIKEIETKILTPKKIKDYFKIDKSSIFGIFSREGLIEVIDKYIDLNLLSNYHFNLYASCTEYNAPFFIKSKYFKLNGNSNERIKKILLATSALVTVFPTEKIDNKFYLDGCYTDDCPIEPLYLYEDCTDIIVIHLDYKKPVKKKDNVNIYEMYPSKDLGNFFKGVLDFSPKGAEKRIEQGYNDAKNYFKYLSIF